From the Chloroflexus aurantiacus J-10-fl genome, one window contains:
- a CDS encoding tetratricopeptide repeat protein → MISSHWRQLTAWSISILIAGIAGWLALRPDPYDALRQVDTLFAAGHYRAALNQYAALANVLSEAELRRGIVFTIRGETDPARRAFAAAIQTGLRPAEYQLAVLYLGQIAFLEGDPRAARRTWQTLTTCLPNRCAIRDLLLADDDLRAGRFDAAFAAYQSVATEQLPADWVAMVGERLTLLSALHNPNHETPVNLQVSTVLADPFLRPLLPPQAGTEALSTALMADPAARPQLLGQLALELGYDHLALAFFAQVDPAGAHGLSAAIYRAYAHLRLGNQQQGIVQLEQLAAAHPDDVRIGALLAVAYIRTGDLSAAAARLQQIQAQHHSGPAIALAQAGLAFAQRDFVAAADAYEQAVITASPDERSRYLTIAARFHLDSGFERCSSGILAAQAAVNSLPTDPEALTILAGTRYYCGDLSGALAAADAALTAGGGVEARFYYGLILCAQGDLRRGRAALEAVADQAPASIWRQRAETALELLGT, encoded by the coding sequence GTGATCTCCTCCCACTGGCGACAACTCACTGCCTGGTCAATCAGCATCCTGATCGCTGGTATTGCAGGGTGGCTTGCACTTCGCCCTGATCCCTACGATGCATTGCGACAGGTAGATACCCTCTTCGCTGCTGGTCACTACCGTGCTGCACTTAACCAATATGCAGCCCTGGCAAATGTGTTAAGTGAAGCAGAGCTGCGGCGAGGTATTGTATTCACGATACGTGGTGAAACCGATCCGGCCCGGCGAGCATTCGCTGCTGCTATTCAAACCGGTCTACGGCCGGCAGAATATCAGCTTGCTGTGCTCTACCTGGGACAGATAGCCTTCCTGGAGGGTGACCCCAGAGCAGCACGTCGCACCTGGCAGACACTAACCACTTGTCTTCCCAATCGTTGTGCCATTCGTGATCTATTGCTGGCCGACGATGATCTGCGGGCAGGCCGGTTTGACGCAGCCTTCGCTGCGTATCAATCAGTGGCGACGGAACAATTACCAGCAGACTGGGTTGCAATGGTAGGGGAACGGCTAACATTACTCAGTGCTCTGCACAATCCAAACCACGAAACGCCGGTGAATCTACAAGTGTCTACTGTCCTTGCAGATCCCTTTTTGCGTCCACTCCTTCCGCCGCAGGCAGGGACAGAAGCTCTTTCAACTGCACTTATGGCCGATCCGGCTGCACGACCACAACTACTCGGCCAACTGGCCCTGGAATTGGGATACGATCATCTGGCCCTCGCATTCTTCGCGCAGGTCGATCCAGCAGGTGCCCATGGGTTGAGTGCAGCCATCTATCGAGCCTACGCTCACTTGCGTCTGGGGAACCAGCAACAGGGGATCGTACAACTCGAACAGCTTGCTGCGGCGCATCCTGACGATGTCCGGATCGGGGCATTGCTCGCAGTCGCCTATATTCGTACCGGCGACCTCTCGGCAGCGGCCGCTCGCCTGCAACAGATTCAGGCTCAGCATCATAGCGGACCGGCCATTGCCCTGGCACAGGCGGGATTAGCTTTTGCTCAACGTGACTTTGTGGCCGCTGCCGATGCTTACGAACAGGCAGTCATTACTGCTTCACCAGATGAGCGCAGCCGTTATCTGACAATAGCCGCTCGTTTTCATCTTGATAGCGGCTTCGAGCGTTGCAGTAGTGGCATCCTCGCAGCGCAGGCAGCAGTCAATAGCTTACCTACCGATCCCGAAGCCTTAACCATCCTGGCCGGTACCCGCTACTATTGCGGCGATCTGAGCGGTGCGTTAGCCGCAGCCGATGCTGCCCTGACAGCAGGGGGTGGCGTTGAAGCACGTTTCTACTACGGGTTAATTCTTTGTGCTCAAGGTGACCTAAGGCGCGGACGTGCCGCTCTGGAAGCAGTTGCCGATCAGGCACCAGCCAGCATCTGGCGACAACGAGCTGAAACTGCGCTTGAACTGTTGGGTACGTAG
- the mutL gene encoding DNA mismatch repair endonuclease MutL: MPIRLLDETIAAQIAAGEVVERPASVVKELLENAIDAGAQRIVIEVRGGGLREIRVQDDGCGIPADEIELAFARHATSKLQSADDLWAIRTLGFRGEALPSIASVAQVICISRVADAELGVELRIAGGEVQSRLPCGCPVGTTITVRNLFYNTPVRREYLRSEATETGAISAIVQQYALAYPEVSFSLLIDGRMALQTSGDGDLRTVVVELYGLEVGRALLPVQAEAGVDETWVAVNGLISPPELTRSSRNYLSLFANRRALQPRGALAAVVENAYHTMLMKGRFPIAILDVRVHPAAIDVNVHPTKSEVKFRYAAHVHSVLGRAIRDALLRGADIPTWDAPDPATAQRRFELRRLGQVATTPSSGWSVGASAWDRERSRWDVGSPATALNTPLPIVPEAPQSPPSPTLVPEPARQTPGEPITPAVPAAAPSALPPLRVVGQVGLTYIVAEAPEGMYLIDQHAAHERITYEKLMNQYAQHAVESQQLLIPQAVEVSPEASALLLGNAERLAEWGFVLEPWGTGVLVRAIPATLPTDELTQAIHEIAEKLAGRGGSDPLEWREAMLITLACHTSVRAGQPLSHEEMRQLLRQLEQCVSPRTCPHGRPTMILMTPAQLERQFGRRV, encoded by the coding sequence ATGCCCATTCGTCTCCTCGATGAAACCATTGCCGCGCAAATCGCTGCCGGCGAAGTAGTTGAACGACCGGCGTCAGTCGTCAAAGAGTTGCTCGAAAATGCCATCGACGCCGGTGCGCAACGGATCGTGATCGAGGTACGGGGTGGCGGATTGCGCGAGATTCGCGTGCAAGACGATGGCTGTGGTATTCCGGCTGACGAAATTGAACTGGCCTTTGCCCGCCACGCAACCAGCAAATTGCAATCTGCTGACGATTTGTGGGCTATTCGGACACTGGGGTTCCGCGGCGAAGCCCTGCCCAGCATCGCCAGCGTTGCTCAGGTCATCTGTATCTCGCGGGTTGCCGATGCTGAACTCGGTGTTGAGTTGCGGATTGCCGGTGGTGAAGTTCAATCCCGATTGCCGTGCGGTTGTCCGGTTGGTACGACGATCACGGTACGCAACCTCTTTTACAACACGCCAGTCCGGCGGGAATACCTCCGTTCTGAAGCGACGGAAACCGGAGCCATCAGCGCAATTGTCCAACAATACGCACTGGCTTACCCGGAAGTGAGCTTTAGTTTGTTGATCGATGGCCGTATGGCCTTACAGACCAGTGGTGATGGCGATCTCCGGACGGTGGTCGTCGAGCTGTACGGCCTCGAAGTTGGGCGAGCACTATTGCCGGTACAGGCAGAAGCTGGCGTAGACGAAACATGGGTCGCGGTCAATGGTCTGATTTCGCCACCTGAATTAACGCGCAGTTCACGGAATTATCTTTCGCTCTTTGCCAACCGCCGTGCGCTGCAACCGCGGGGGGCACTGGCTGCGGTGGTCGAGAATGCGTACCATACGATGCTGATGAAGGGACGGTTTCCGATTGCCATCCTCGATGTGCGCGTCCATCCAGCCGCCATCGATGTCAATGTCCATCCTACCAAGAGTGAAGTGAAGTTTCGCTACGCTGCTCACGTTCACAGTGTCCTAGGACGTGCCATTCGTGACGCTTTGCTGCGCGGCGCCGATATTCCAACCTGGGATGCCCCTGATCCGGCAACGGCCCAGCGACGCTTTGAGTTACGTCGGCTGGGTCAGGTAGCAACCACACCCTCCTCTGGCTGGAGTGTTGGAGCCTCGGCGTGGGATCGTGAACGCTCGCGCTGGGATGTCGGTTCGCCGGCAACTGCGCTGAACACGCCCCTTCCCATTGTGCCCGAAGCACCACAGTCACCGCCATCGCCAACGCTTGTGCCCGAACCTGCCCGGCAAACCCCAGGCGAGCCGATAACTCCAGCAGTTCCGGCAGCGGCACCCTCGGCACTACCCCCGTTACGGGTAGTTGGGCAGGTCGGCCTGACCTACATCGTGGCTGAAGCTCCCGAAGGGATGTATCTGATCGACCAGCACGCAGCCCACGAACGCATCACCTACGAGAAATTGATGAATCAGTATGCCCAACACGCGGTTGAGTCGCAGCAGTTGTTGATTCCACAGGCGGTTGAGGTTAGCCCGGAAGCAAGTGCCTTGTTGTTGGGTAATGCAGAGCGGCTGGCAGAATGGGGCTTTGTCCTCGAACCGTGGGGCACCGGTGTGCTGGTTCGCGCCATCCCGGCCACCTTACCGACCGATGAACTGACGCAAGCTATCCACGAGATAGCCGAAAAGCTGGCCGGACGTGGGGGCAGTGATCCGCTGGAATGGCGTGAAGCGATGTTGATTACGCTGGCCTGTCACACCTCAGTCCGCGCCGGACAGCCACTTTCCCACGAAGAGATGCGGCAATTGTTGCGACAACTTGAACAGTGTGTCAGTCCGCGTACCTGCCCCCACGGTCGTCCGACGATGATCTTGATGACACCGGCTCAGCTCGAACGCCAGTTTGGGCGACGGGTATAG
- a CDS encoding response regulator, producing MWMIGSSAAIFIGGGWFINRYFTQPLITLTNAARRVAEGWRDTPIPLVGTDEIGDLARSLARLTASLNATIATLEERIQQRTAQLQDALREKETVLVRSQQQRWRERTLIDLSLRLNSAHSEEEIYRSIVDAFVAIRENQDRIGIYVRDTDSRQWLPYITYGYQHNPLLTLTAPPALEQYTANPFYIPDLRQHQFTDLIQAEGSAIVATIAVQGHPQAILVVYRPQPHAFDHADIENLRLAAQLTTYALNRVSIMAEMAELQRARERAEVAVRERSTFLVRLDHDIRQPLNTIIALSELLREALATQTMFAEDIDKIRRAGRHLVNRFNLLLDSAKIEIGSLSLQPEPFIFDALLDNILEEISPLIHQHQHRFDIERPAQVGMIVADLNRLRQIFIYPLRFAATTTMRGVITLRVQRLSGDEIDTLEVIITDTGPSLSSEHLNALLTPFAVPPDTTRQLDEGCGLALSRQLCELMGGTFQAVPRTAGGVRFTIRIPLSTLRNAEEVSPPAYLPQPDLVLITTTQARVLQSALEQFGWQVQSEASLAHVLNRLYRPPAAILMDVPENRDLVVATLQAAGWQDVPIIWLTDNVESTGSTDYAVWPGETEQVIQTVQVVLSRRSRTAMSRTILVIDDEPPTRLMIRRALESDGWVVLEANNGQIGATIWRTNKPQLVIMDMTLPDVDGLVLLREVRADLETPVIVVSERTLRREELELLASIGAVVLQKGRYRRGDLLELVRKLIWERL from the coding sequence ATGTGGATGATCGGGAGCAGTGCCGCAATTTTCATCGGCGGTGGCTGGTTTATTAACCGCTACTTTACTCAGCCACTCATCACATTGACAAACGCAGCGCGACGAGTTGCCGAGGGATGGCGCGATACACCAATCCCGCTCGTCGGTACTGATGAAATTGGTGACCTTGCCCGCTCATTAGCGAGGCTAACTGCCAGCTTGAATGCAACGATTGCTACACTTGAAGAGCGCATCCAACAGCGTACTGCACAATTGCAAGACGCCTTACGCGAAAAAGAGACGGTTCTTGTCCGTTCGCAGCAGCAACGATGGCGCGAACGGACATTGATTGATTTGAGTTTGCGCTTGAATAGTGCCCACAGCGAGGAGGAGATTTATCGATCTATCGTCGATGCGTTTGTTGCCATTCGTGAAAATCAAGATCGGATTGGTATCTACGTCCGTGATACGGATTCAAGGCAATGGCTGCCCTACATTACCTATGGTTATCAGCATAATCCCCTCCTTACGCTGACGGCGCCGCCTGCACTTGAGCAGTATACAGCTAATCCGTTCTACATTCCTGATCTTCGGCAGCATCAGTTCACAGACCTGATCCAGGCCGAGGGATCGGCGATTGTGGCAACGATTGCCGTGCAAGGACATCCCCAGGCCATACTGGTTGTCTATCGTCCACAGCCTCACGCCTTCGATCACGCTGATATTGAGAACTTGCGCCTTGCTGCGCAGTTAACGACGTATGCGCTTAATCGGGTATCCATAATGGCTGAAATGGCTGAATTACAGCGTGCCCGAGAACGCGCTGAGGTGGCCGTCCGGGAACGCAGCACATTTTTGGTTCGTCTCGATCACGATATTCGTCAACCGTTAAATACCATTATTGCGCTCAGTGAATTGTTGCGCGAGGCGCTGGCCACCCAGACCATGTTTGCCGAAGATATCGACAAGATTCGGCGTGCCGGACGTCACCTGGTGAACCGTTTTAACCTTCTTCTCGACAGTGCAAAAATCGAGATCGGTTCTCTCAGCTTACAACCGGAACCTTTTATCTTTGATGCCCTGCTCGATAATATTCTTGAAGAAATATCACCTCTCATCCACCAACACCAGCATCGTTTTGACATTGAGCGCCCTGCACAAGTGGGGATGATCGTAGCTGATCTGAATCGGTTACGTCAGATCTTTATCTATCCGCTGCGTTTTGCTGCCACGACCACGATGCGCGGTGTGATCACACTACGTGTACAGCGATTGAGTGGCGACGAAATAGACACACTCGAAGTCATAATCACCGATACTGGACCATCACTGAGTTCAGAGCATCTGAATGCACTACTTACGCCTTTCGCCGTTCCCCCAGACACAACACGCCAGTTAGATGAAGGATGTGGTCTGGCGCTGAGCCGTCAATTGTGTGAGTTGATGGGAGGGACATTTCAGGCAGTTCCTCGTACTGCGGGTGGAGTCAGGTTCACTATTCGTATCCCTCTTAGCACGCTACGCAATGCTGAGGAAGTGTCACCGCCGGCGTACCTCCCTCAGCCTGATCTGGTGTTGATTACGACAACGCAGGCACGTGTGCTACAGTCAGCATTAGAACAATTTGGCTGGCAGGTGCAAAGCGAAGCCAGTCTTGCGCATGTGCTAAATCGTCTCTACCGTCCGCCTGCTGCCATTCTGATGGATGTACCGGAAAATCGTGATCTGGTGGTAGCGACCTTACAGGCTGCCGGCTGGCAAGATGTGCCGATCATCTGGTTGACCGATAACGTTGAGAGTACCGGTAGCACCGATTATGCAGTATGGCCGGGGGAGACTGAACAGGTGATTCAGACGGTGCAGGTCGTGTTATCTCGCCGCTCAAGAACTGCAATGTCGCGCACCATTCTGGTAATTGATGATGAACCTCCAACACGGCTGATGATCCGTCGGGCATTGGAGAGTGATGGTTGGGTTGTATTGGAAGCAAACAACGGGCAGATTGGAGCAACCATCTGGCGTACCAATAAGCCACAACTGGTGATCATGGATATGACGTTGCCGGACGTTGATGGTCTGGTACTCTTACGCGAAGTGCGCGCCGATCTGGAAACACCGGTGATTGTGGTATCAGAGCGGACACTGCGGCGCGAGGAGCTGGAACTTCTTGCCAGTATTGGCGCAGTCGTGTTGCAGAAGGGGCGTTATCGACGGGGTGATCTCCTTGAGCTGGTTCGCAAACTGATATGGGAACGGCTGTGA
- a CDS encoding polyamine ABC transporter substrate-binding protein — protein MLPRLISTILLCCILIGCTIPPSPPSLPSSLPVLHILNRETSIDHALLVQFTAETGVDIAYHTYRSSEEAYNLLTTSKQGYDLIIVSDELAERLRREQRLAVLNHERITHLNNIDPVFARSSIDPGYRFCVPYLWRIVGLGYRYSAIGREIESLAAAFDLAQIKRMALIDDARVSLGLVLIMLGYSPNTSDPVAIGAARDWLLTVRPYIQYLAANDGQDMLQQDRVDIVVEWSGDLLQVARTDDNLRFAIPQEGSLFTVDSMCIPTGSAQQAAAEQFIDFILDAENGAALANTTRYGTPNQAAWPLLDAELQAQIQHQQTLEQRGLLFRLIDVDPAVRELYRAAWIEVRQ, from the coding sequence ATGCTACCACGTCTCATTTCTACAATCCTGCTCTGCTGCATCCTGATCGGATGTACCATACCACCATCACCGCCATCACTGCCTTCTTCGTTGCCGGTGTTGCATATTCTGAACCGGGAAACCTCGATTGATCATGCGCTCCTGGTGCAATTTACTGCCGAAACCGGGGTAGATATTGCGTATCATACGTACAGGAGTAGTGAAGAAGCGTACAATCTGCTAACAACGAGCAAGCAAGGCTACGATCTGATCATCGTCAGTGATGAACTGGCCGAGCGCTTACGTCGTGAGCAAAGACTGGCTGTGCTCAATCACGAACGGATCACACATCTGAACAACATCGATCCGGTCTTTGCCAGATCGAGCATTGATCCAGGTTATCGCTTTTGTGTGCCATACTTGTGGCGCATCGTCGGCCTTGGTTATCGTTATTCAGCCATCGGTCGCGAGATCGAGAGTCTGGCAGCAGCGTTTGATCTGGCTCAAATCAAGCGCATGGCCTTGATCGATGATGCACGTGTAAGTTTGGGACTGGTCCTGATTATGTTGGGGTATAGTCCAAATACCAGTGATCCGGTCGCTATCGGTGCGGCCCGGGACTGGTTACTAACGGTGCGACCGTACATACAGTATCTTGCCGCAAATGACGGACAGGATATGTTGCAACAAGACAGGGTTGACATTGTTGTGGAGTGGAGCGGTGATTTGTTGCAAGTGGCACGTACCGATGATAACCTGCGTTTTGCCATTCCCCAGGAGGGTAGTCTGTTTACGGTTGATAGCATGTGTATACCGACTGGGTCTGCTCAGCAAGCGGCTGCCGAACAGTTTATCGATTTTATCCTGGATGCTGAAAACGGTGCAGCTCTAGCCAATACGACCCGCTACGGCACACCCAATCAGGCTGCGTGGCCGCTGTTAGATGCTGAGTTACAGGCGCAGATTCAGCATCAACAGACTCTTGAGCAAAGAGGATTACTCTTTCGGCTAATTGATGTAGACCCTGCGGTACGTGAACTGTACCGTGCGGCGTGGATAGAGGTACGCCAATGA
- a CDS encoding GGDEF domain-containing protein — protein MPDITTILRRDPNTGTANLLAFAEWLAQPTTPCGLIDIQLPHPPTPATLRWLALLLREELAGTIYQPGNTQFVIVVPPGAPATQVAQIERLQTLLHRQAQRLDLSTIPVIRYHHVPADSDPATILQFLIPDTADPGTLLNRLIAQLAALGATLNDQHQFDLDPVTGLPNSFAARQRLEELILTAQRQSQACSVLLMNGDDLRRYNEMSYAAGDQMIRDLATVLREQLRPSDFLARWQTGDQFLAVLPNTGVSGAAALAERLRQRVIERSQLWPFPVTISVGIASIPQHGHTAGVALQIATTALLQAKAAGKNRIVVGRPG, from the coding sequence ATGCCAGACATAACAACTATTCTGCGCCGTGACCCCAACACCGGTACCGCTAACCTACTCGCTTTCGCCGAATGGCTGGCGCAACCGACCACGCCATGTGGCCTCATCGACATTCAACTACCACATCCGCCAACACCCGCAACATTACGCTGGCTGGCCCTCTTGTTGCGCGAAGAGCTGGCGGGAACAATCTACCAACCGGGGAATACCCAATTTGTGATCGTAGTTCCACCAGGCGCTCCAGCCACACAGGTTGCACAGATTGAACGGTTACAGACACTCTTGCACCGGCAGGCACAACGTCTCGATCTGAGCACAATACCGGTTATTCGCTACCATCACGTTCCCGCGGACAGTGACCCGGCGACGATTCTGCAATTTCTGATCCCCGATACCGCCGATCCGGGGACACTGCTCAACCGATTGATTGCTCAACTCGCAGCGTTAGGGGCTACGCTCAATGATCAGCATCAATTCGATCTCGACCCGGTTACCGGTTTGCCAAATAGCTTTGCTGCCCGGCAACGCCTTGAGGAGCTGATTCTAACAGCGCAGAGACAAAGTCAGGCGTGTAGTGTGTTGCTGATGAATGGTGATGACCTCCGTCGCTACAACGAAATGAGTTATGCTGCCGGCGATCAGATGATCCGCGATCTGGCTACCGTCCTCCGTGAACAATTACGACCGAGTGATTTTCTCGCCCGCTGGCAGACGGGAGACCAGTTTCTGGCGGTATTACCCAACACCGGTGTAAGTGGAGCGGCTGCACTGGCTGAACGATTACGCCAGCGTGTCATCGAACGATCACAGCTCTGGCCGTTTCCAGTCACAATTTCGGTTGGAATTGCCTCGATCCCACAACACGGTCATACTGCCGGGGTTGCGCTGCAAATTGCCACCACAGCACTCTTACAGGCGAAAGCCGCCGGCAAAAATCGGATCGTTGTCGGACGACCAGGATAA
- the recJ gene encoding single-stranded-DNA-specific exonuclease RecJ, translating into MSARRQRWEIRPPAPTSFVEQLGLHPLLAHLLYQRGLHEPSIARAFLNADYSSGLHDPFAMRGMAAAAGRIAEAIERGELIAVYGDFDVDGITAVALLTQAIKAMGGRIRPYIPHRAREGYGLNNLAISQLVADGVTLLITVDCGISNYAEVAEANRLGLDVIVTDHHHPPMLLPPALAIVNPRQPDCAYPFKGLVGVGIAFKVVQALARYGKRPAGLRGRDLLDLVALGTVADMGPLHDENRVLVRAGLIALNESSRPGVLALVAAAGLSPGMIDSGAIAFALAPRLNAAGRLADARRAYELLLADERMKADLLAAELNTTNRERQALTRQLYAMAETMVMQSGRTEHPLIVVSHPGFNAGVIGLVAARLVETYHRPVIVIEQGEETSRGSARSIPGFSIIDLFDQCADLFVRYGGHAAAAGFTISTNQITALEQRLLALGSQHLSAEQLVPRLLIDATVPLSDLSWDLYATLCQLEPFGQGNPQPVFMTPNVTVIDPQPTTDGNHLRMRVRVGQTSFEAIGFHFGRFADALRRHPNIDLAYQLAVDEWNGQRRLRLLVRDFRRATKSE; encoded by the coding sequence ATGTCAGCTCGCCGTCAGCGCTGGGAGATCCGTCCGCCAGCACCCACTTCTTTCGTTGAGCAACTTGGTCTGCACCCGTTGCTTGCACACCTTCTTTATCAGCGTGGCTTGCATGAGCCATCCATCGCCAGAGCTTTTCTTAACGCTGATTACAGCTCCGGCCTGCACGATCCGTTTGCCATGCGAGGTATGGCAGCCGCTGCCGGTCGTATTGCCGAAGCGATTGAGCGGGGCGAATTGATCGCCGTCTACGGCGATTTTGATGTCGATGGGATCACTGCGGTTGCCCTGCTGACGCAGGCGATCAAGGCGATGGGGGGACGGATTCGGCCATACATTCCGCATCGTGCCCGCGAAGGGTATGGTCTTAACAATCTGGCGATTAGTCAGTTGGTGGCCGATGGTGTCACATTGCTGATAACGGTCGACTGCGGCATTTCCAATTATGCAGAGGTAGCCGAAGCCAATCGGCTCGGCCTCGATGTGATTGTCACTGATCACCACCATCCACCCATGTTGCTGCCGCCAGCCCTGGCAATAGTGAATCCACGCCAGCCCGACTGTGCCTATCCATTCAAAGGTCTGGTTGGGGTCGGGATTGCCTTCAAAGTCGTGCAGGCACTGGCACGCTACGGTAAGCGGCCAGCCGGTTTACGTGGACGTGATCTGCTCGATCTGGTTGCGCTAGGCACTGTCGCCGATATGGGTCCACTCCACGACGAGAATCGGGTGTTGGTACGGGCCGGCTTGATTGCGCTCAATGAAAGTTCGCGTCCTGGTGTCCTGGCATTGGTGGCGGCTGCCGGCCTGTCGCCGGGTATGATCGACAGCGGCGCAATTGCGTTCGCTCTGGCACCGCGCCTCAACGCAGCCGGTCGCTTAGCCGATGCGCGTCGTGCGTATGAGCTGCTCCTGGCTGATGAGCGAATGAAAGCCGATCTGCTGGCTGCCGAATTGAATACCACCAATCGTGAGCGGCAGGCATTGACCCGGCAATTATATGCCATGGCAGAAACCATGGTGATGCAGAGTGGTCGCACCGAACATCCGCTGATTGTCGTCTCGCACCCCGGTTTTAACGCGGGTGTTATCGGATTGGTCGCCGCCCGTTTGGTTGAGACCTATCATCGTCCGGTAATTGTGATCGAGCAAGGCGAGGAGACATCACGTGGATCAGCGCGCTCGATCCCCGGGTTTAGTATCATCGATCTGTTCGATCAATGTGCCGATCTCTTTGTCCGTTATGGTGGACATGCTGCGGCTGCCGGTTTTACGATTTCCACGAACCAGATTACGGCGCTCGAACAGCGGTTACTGGCCCTGGGGAGCCAGCATCTGTCAGCCGAACAGCTCGTACCACGATTGTTGATCGATGCCACTGTGCCATTAAGTGATTTATCGTGGGATCTATACGCTACCCTGTGCCAGCTCGAACCGTTTGGACAGGGTAATCCGCAGCCTGTGTTCATGACCCCCAATGTTACAGTCATCGATCCGCAACCGACAACTGATGGCAATCATCTGCGGATGCGTGTGCGTGTCGGTCAGACCTCGTTCGAGGCTATCGGTTTTCACTTTGGTCGCTTCGCGGATGCGCTTCGTCGTCATCCAAACATCGATCTGGCGTACCAGTTGGCAGTTGATGAATGGAACGGACAGCGTCGCTTACGGCTGCTGGTGCGCGATTTCCGGCGCGCAACGAAGAGCGAGTGA